A single Cryptosporangium phraense DNA region contains:
- a CDS encoding LLM class flavin-dependent oxidoreductase, protein MTITPLGVLDLIPRSSGESVGAAVRNAIDLARQTERFGYTRYWFAEHHLNPGVLGSSPAVSIALAAAATSTIRIGSAGVQFGHRQPLATVEEFGLLDAAYPGRIDLGIGRSFGRQKPPVPEPAAAEPAEPAEPVLAAAGAGAAAQPVLAAAATAYLADRGRAAHTAEERAENGLLLPKHFDVSRLLQTAGPKIAAQLDLLQQPGAYTPSYDEQIGDVLALLAGTHPAGHANPGEGADVQVWILGASGGSSATVAGRNGLRFVASYHHSPSTVLDAVRAYRAAFTPSADLDRPHVSVSADVVVGETDEQAAVLASGYAPWVHSIRSGAGAIAYPTPDEAAAYPWDPDLVKDRVDTQFVGAPGTVADRLEQLRDATGADELVITTITHDHADRVRSYQLLAEEWSRR, encoded by the coding sequence GCTATACCCGCTACTGGTTCGCCGAGCATCACCTCAACCCGGGCGTGCTCGGGTCGTCGCCGGCCGTGTCGATCGCGCTGGCCGCGGCGGCGACCAGCACGATCCGGATCGGGTCGGCCGGGGTCCAGTTCGGACACCGGCAGCCGCTGGCGACCGTGGAGGAGTTCGGCCTGCTGGACGCGGCCTATCCGGGGCGCATAGACCTCGGCATCGGCCGCTCGTTCGGCCGCCAGAAGCCGCCCGTTCCCGAACCGGCCGCCGCTGAGCCGGCGGAGCCGGCGGAACCGGTGCTGGCGGCGGCGGGGGCCGGGGCGGCGGCGCAGCCGGTGCTGGCGGCGGCGGCCACCGCGTACCTCGCCGACCGGGGTCGCGCGGCCCACACGGCCGAGGAACGCGCCGAGAACGGCCTGCTGCTGCCCAAGCACTTCGATGTGAGCCGCCTCCTGCAGACGGCCGGCCCGAAGATCGCCGCCCAACTCGACCTGTTGCAACAGCCCGGCGCCTACACCCCGAGCTACGACGAGCAGATCGGCGACGTCCTCGCGCTCCTGGCCGGCACCCACCCGGCCGGACACGCGAACCCGGGCGAGGGCGCCGACGTCCAGGTCTGGATCCTCGGCGCGTCCGGCGGCTCCAGCGCGACGGTGGCCGGCCGGAACGGCCTGCGTTTCGTCGCCAGCTACCACCACAGCCCGAGCACCGTCCTCGACGCCGTCCGCGCCTACCGGGCCGCGTTCACGCCCTCGGCCGACCTCGACCGTCCCCACGTCTCGGTCTCGGCCGACGTCGTGGTCGGCGAGACGGACGAGCAGGCCGCCGTACTCGCCTCCGGCTACGCGCCCTGGGTGCACAGCATCCGCTCCGGCGCGGGCGCGATCGCCTACCCGACCCCGGACGAAGCCGCCGCCTACCCGTGGGACCCGGACCTGGTGAAGGACCGCGTGGACACCCAGTTCGTCGGCGCGCCCGGCACCGTCGCCGACCGGCTCGAACAGCTCCGCGACGCGACCGGCGCCGACGAACTGGTGATCACGACGATCACGCACGACCACGCCGACCGGGTCCGCTCCTACCAGCTGCTGGCCGAGGAGTGGAGCCGCCGCTGA